In Thermus islandicus DSM 21543, a genomic segment contains:
- a CDS encoding ferritin family protein — MQVVEVLRKAYQDELLDALRAERAAQGVPYPHVRALLLEVAARERAHAEAIAEALRRLKAPLPPAPKAEEEGWEAMLRLLSEEGLDRAYYLESTFLDPELEALFTRLGQEERLNQEAVRQAVALIGGSL; from the coding sequence ATGCAGGTGGTGGAGGTTCTACGCAAGGCCTACCAGGACGAGCTCTTGGACGCCCTCAGGGCGGAAAGGGCCGCCCAAGGGGTGCCTTACCCCCACGTCCGGGCCCTCCTCCTGGAGGTGGCGGCGCGGGAGCGGGCCCACGCCGAGGCCATCGCCGAGGCCCTCCGCCGCCTCAAGGCCCCCCTCCCCCCAGCCCCCAAGGCGGAGGAAGAGGGGTGGGAGGCCATGCTCCGCCTCCTCTCCGAGGAGGGGCTGGACCGGGCCTACTACCTGGAGAGCACCTTCTTAGACCCCGAGCTGGAGGCCCTCTTCACCCGGCTCGGACAGGAGGAAAGGCTCAACCAAGAGGCCGTTCGCCAGGCAGTGGCCCTGATCGGAGGTAGCCTATGA
- a CDS encoding VLRF1 family aeRF1-type release factor — MIGKGEVLRLKETLKTLALPTLSLYLDVNPAKPENAGRAYALRAKDAMKALKVPEDLAERVLALLRHEVVEAKTLALFADGKRLELLPLGVELPLVSGVKTAFLDEKESRLLTDGALAHYGEPFLLPLIYALDEYERYGVVYVDQEKWRVFELFLGEVEEVRDAFLALDTEAWRRLSLDAPGRRFHLGGISRGGAGQDLFAKRLAAWEERFYKTLAHELERLWEERGFTRLILMGPEEHTKLFLGYLPRRLKERVAAELPSLPHPGATPGEVLKRLEPVLEEVERREEVRLLERLEEAYPKAVFGPEALARVQEGRVELWVLPWHLDQRVYACEGLYLADEAQALGSCEAPEAKPLAVVLPELASGYAAKLEFVRGEAERRLLERGGMAALLRW, encoded by the coding sequence ATGATCGGCAAAGGGGAGGTCCTTCGCCTCAAGGAAACCCTGAAGACCCTCGCCCTTCCCACCCTCTCCCTCTATTTGGACGTGAACCCGGCCAAACCGGAAAACGCCGGCCGGGCCTACGCCCTCCGGGCCAAGGACGCCATGAAGGCCCTAAAGGTGCCCGAGGACCTGGCGGAGAGGGTGTTGGCGCTCTTGCGGCACGAGGTGGTGGAGGCCAAAACCCTGGCCCTCTTCGCCGACGGCAAGCGCCTGGAGCTCCTTCCCCTAGGGGTGGAGCTTCCCCTGGTGAGCGGGGTGAAGACGGCCTTTCTGGACGAAAAGGAAAGCCGCCTCCTCACCGACGGGGCCCTCGCCCACTACGGCGAGCCCTTCCTCCTCCCCCTGATCTACGCCCTGGACGAGTACGAGCGCTACGGGGTGGTCTACGTGGACCAGGAGAAGTGGCGCGTGTTTGAACTCTTCCTGGGGGAGGTGGAGGAGGTACGGGACGCCTTCCTGGCCCTGGATACGGAGGCCTGGCGCCGCCTCTCCCTGGACGCCCCGGGCCGCCGCTTCCACTTAGGCGGGATCTCCCGGGGCGGGGCAGGCCAGGACCTCTTCGCCAAGCGCCTCGCCGCCTGGGAGGAGCGCTTCTACAAGACCCTGGCCCACGAGCTGGAAAGGCTCTGGGAGGAAAGGGGCTTTACCCGCCTGATCCTCATGGGCCCGGAGGAGCACACCAAGCTCTTCCTGGGCTACCTGCCGCGGCGCCTGAAGGAAAGGGTGGCGGCGGAGCTTCCCTCCCTGCCCCACCCCGGAGCTACCCCGGGCGAGGTCCTAAAGCGGCTGGAGCCCGTCTTGGAAGAGGTGGAGCGCCGGGAAGAGGTGCGCCTTTTGGAAAGGCTGGAGGAGGCGTACCCCAAGGCGGTGTTCGGGCCAGAAGCCCTCGCCCGCGTGCAGGAGGGGCGGGTGGAGCTCTGGGTGCTGCCCTGGCACCTGGACCAGAGGGTCTACGCCTGCGAAGGCCTTTACCTGGCCGACGAAGCCCAGGCCCTCGGTTCTTGCGAAGCGCCGGAGGCGAAGCCCTTGGCCGTGGTCCTGCCCGAGCTCGCCTCGGGCTACGCGGCCAAGCTGGAGTTCGTGCGCGGCGAGGCCGAAAGGAGGCTTCTTGAGCGCGGGGGCATGGCCGCGCTCTTGAGGTGGTAG
- a CDS encoding Hsp20/alpha crystallin family protein: MMRFDPFKELEELQERLARALGTPQQGPRVFAPPVDILEDEAGLHVLVYLPGVEPEKVEVVAEEGVLAVKAERPFEKKEGVAYHRLEGPYGTFARSFNIPSTYDLSKVEARFRHGVLHLTVPKAEATRPKRIQVQVEG, encoded by the coding sequence ATGATGCGGTTTGACCCCTTTAAGGAGCTGGAGGAGCTTCAGGAGCGTTTGGCGCGGGCGTTGGGCACCCCCCAGCAGGGGCCCAGGGTCTTCGCGCCCCCGGTGGACATCCTGGAGGACGAGGCCGGGCTCCACGTGCTCGTCTACCTTCCCGGGGTGGAGCCGGAAAAGGTGGAGGTGGTGGCGGAGGAGGGGGTCCTTGCGGTGAAGGCGGAGAGGCCCTTTGAAAAGAAGGAGGGGGTGGCCTACCACCGCCTCGAGGGCCCCTACGGCACCTTCGCCCGGAGCTTCAACATCCCCAGCACCTACGACCTCTCCAAGGTGGAGGCCCGGTTCCGCCACGGGGTTTTGCACCTCACGGTGCCCAAGGCGGAGGCCACGAGGCCCAAGCGGATCCAGGTGCAGGTGGAAGGCTAA
- a CDS encoding heat-stable protein — translation MRRTVRYILATSNPMGDLEALEKLVKLAPDTGADAIALVGNLMPKTAGSRDYAAFFRILSEAHLPTAYVPGPEDAPIWEYLREAANVELVRPEMRNVHETFTFWRGPYLVAGVGGEIADEGEPEEHEALRYPAWVAEYHLKALWDLKDYPKIFLFHTAPYHKGLGEGGSHEVAHLIKTHNPLLVVVAGKGQRHEKLGASWVVVPGDLSQGEYSLLDLKARKLEAGNVR, via the coding sequence ATGCGCAGGACGGTCCGCTACATCCTGGCCACGTCCAACCCCATGGGCGACCTCGAGGCCCTGGAGAAGCTCGTCAAGCTGGCCCCGGACACCGGGGCGGACGCCATCGCCCTCGTGGGCAACCTGATGCCCAAGACGGCGGGGAGCCGGGACTACGCCGCCTTCTTCCGGATCCTCTCCGAGGCCCACCTGCCCACCGCCTACGTTCCCGGCCCCGAGGACGCCCCCATCTGGGAGTACCTAAGGGAGGCGGCCAACGTGGAGCTCGTGCGCCCCGAGATGCGGAACGTCCACGAGACCTTCACCTTCTGGAGGGGCCCCTACCTGGTGGCGGGCGTGGGCGGGGAGATCGCCGACGAGGGGGAGCCCGAGGAGCACGAGGCCCTGCGCTACCCCGCCTGGGTGGCCGAGTACCACCTGAAGGCCCTCTGGGACCTCAAGGACTACCCGAAGATCTTCCTCTTCCACACGGCCCCCTACCACAAGGGCCTGGGGGAGGGCGGCTCCCACGAGGTGGCCCACCTGATCAAGACCCACAACCCTCTCCTGGTGGTGGTGGCGGGCAAGGGGCAGCGCCACGAGAAGCTCGGGGCGAGCTGGGTGGTGGTGCCCGGGGACCTCTCCCAGGGGGAGTACAGCCTCCTGGACCTAAAGGCCAGGAAGCTGGAGGCGGGGAACGTGCGCTAG
- a CDS encoding ferritin-like domain-containing protein, which yields MEKEKLIQGLNEDLAHEYQAIIQYTTYAAVVSGIHRQELKEFFLAEIQDELRHAQLLSDKIAALGGKPTTVPAPVPEAEDARAMLEAILKAETETVARYVKRMKEAEAFGDYGLANDLQEIISEETRHKEETEKLLRGRWKE from the coding sequence ATGGAAAAGGAAAAGCTCATCCAGGGGTTGAACGAGGACCTGGCCCACGAGTACCAGGCCATCATCCAGTACACCACCTACGCGGCGGTGGTCTCCGGCATCCACCGCCAGGAGCTCAAGGAGTTCTTCCTGGCCGAGATCCAGGACGAGCTCCGCCACGCCCAGCTCCTCTCCGACAAGATCGCCGCCCTGGGGGGCAAGCCCACCACCGTCCCCGCCCCCGTCCCCGAGGCCGAGGACGCTCGGGCGATGCTGGAGGCCATCCTGAAGGCGGAGACGGAGACGGTGGCCCGCTACGTGAAGCGGATGAAGGAGGCCGAGGCCTTCGGGGACTACGGCCTGGCCAACGACCTGCAGGAGATCATCTCCGAGGAAACGCGGCACAAGGAGGAGACGGAGAAGCTCTTAAGAGGCCGCTGGAAGGAGTGA
- a CDS encoding DUF1931 family protein, with protein MLMKIAEFERLFRLAAGLDVDKDDLKRLSDFLRDKLHDLLVAAERNAKYNGRDLVLEPDLPLTKGLQEILRAFREMDVALELKPVLDALAGLPPLDLEVSEDVRRLLPDLAGALVVAYARVLKELEPGLKNPQAEHHQRAERIFNLLL; from the coding sequence ATGCTGATGAAAATCGCCGAGTTTGAGAGGCTCTTCCGCCTGGCCGCCGGCCTGGACGTGGACAAGGACGACCTCAAGCGCCTGTCCGACTTCCTCCGCGACAAGCTCCACGACCTCCTGGTGGCGGCGGAGCGGAACGCCAAGTACAACGGCCGGGACCTCGTCTTGGAGCCCGATCTCCCCCTCACCAAGGGCCTGCAGGAGATCCTTCGGGCGTTCCGCGAGATGGACGTGGCCCTGGAGTTAAAGCCCGTGCTGGACGCCCTGGCTGGCCTGCCCCCCTTGGACCTCGAGGTCTCCGAGGACGTGCGGCGCCTCCTCCCCGACCTGGCCGGCGCCTTGGTGGTGGCCTACGCCCGGGTGCTCAAGGAGCTGGAGCCCGGCCTCAAGAACCCGCAGGCCGAGCACCACCAGCGGGCCGAAAGGATCTTCAACCTCCTCCTTTAG
- a CDS encoding phosphate-starvation-inducible PsiE family protein, whose product MVQDLLLGLYRRALRLVFNLVVVALLVGLFVATGRTILDLGLTLSEPTVRLGLKELVSNALSLVIVLELVRVFVEYFDLERVRLEVLLEIGVALALRELLLNLFAEKLSGLDLFFWTLGILALAAGRTLAVQFPPRRQG is encoded by the coding sequence ATGGTCCAGGACCTCCTGCTCGGCCTCTACCGGAGGGCCCTCCGCCTGGTCTTCAACCTGGTGGTGGTGGCCCTTCTGGTGGGCCTCTTCGTGGCCACAGGGCGCACCATCTTGGATCTGGGCCTTACCCTCTCCGAGCCCACGGTGCGCCTGGGGCTAAAGGAACTGGTCAGCAACGCCCTGAGCCTGGTCATCGTCCTGGAGCTGGTCCGGGTATTCGTGGAGTACTTTGATCTGGAGCGGGTGCGCCTCGAGGTGCTTCTGGAGATCGGGGTGGCCCTGGCCCTCCGGGAGCTCCTCCTCAACCTCTTCGCCGAGAAGCTCTCGGGCCTGGACCTCTTCTTCTGGACCCTGGGCATCCTGGCCCTGGCGGCCGGGCGCACCCTGGCGGTGCAGTTCCCCCCGAGGAGGCAAGGATGA
- a CDS encoding cation:proton antiporter regulatory subunit: MKVEEVVLPGVGRKFTITVQSGDRLVIVVHSSGRRELQYFEADSEDEPSAALDLTDEEAREIGAILAGVLFHPEAVGDTQSKLGQKVIEWIKVLPGSKLAGKRVGDLHLPPGAHLLAVDRPGAPLMPHPSPETVLEVGDTLVVAGSREAVEALKRSL; encoded by the coding sequence ATGAAGGTGGAAGAGGTGGTTCTGCCCGGCGTGGGGCGCAAGTTCACCATCACGGTGCAAAGCGGAGACCGCCTGGTCATCGTGGTCCACAGCTCGGGCAGGCGGGAGCTGCAGTACTTTGAGGCGGATAGTGAGGACGAGCCCAGCGCCGCTTTGGACCTCACCGACGAGGAGGCCCGGGAGATCGGGGCCATCCTGGCGGGCGTCCTCTTCCATCCCGAGGCGGTGGGGGACACCCAGAGCAAGCTGGGCCAGAAGGTCATTGAGTGGATCAAGGTCCTGCCCGGTTCCAAGCTCGCGGGCAAGCGGGTGGGAGACCTCCACCTGCCCCCGGGGGCCCATCTCCTGGCCGTGGACCGTCCCGGGGCCCCCCTTATGCCGCATCCCTCCCCGGAGACGGTCCTCGAGGTGGGGGACACCCTGGTGGTGGCGGGAAGCCGGGAGGCGGTGGAGGCCCTGAAGCGGAGCCTGTGA
- a CDS encoding cation:proton antiporter — MHPSVEAFALAAGLLALGAALVHRFGFPPLPVYLLTGLLVGDRLPVEALEPLPSLGLLLLLFSVGLEFGPDRLRELSAKALRAGFYDALALPLGFLLGLLAGLDARGAALLAGVTYVSSSAVIAKLIVDLRRAANPESEVVLGVSVLEDLGVALLLALLGGQGPGGILAGGILALAYFAFARYLGPPLVRFVEGISDELVLLMGAAFTAGTALLFQAAGTSEGLGAFLSGVIAASLGLRERLERLFGPVRDLGVALFFLVVGAESLEVLGNLSPLGVALALLGLLLKLPLDHLGGGRAGLGRKRRLYAALYLLPRGEFNLVLGSLALAQGYPLVAQVAVLSVLVSVPLGALAIRFAPELGRLLLGEAPRGQGRAAAKPR, encoded by the coding sequence ATGCACCCCTCCGTGGAGGCCTTCGCCCTGGCCGCGGGGCTTTTGGCCCTGGGGGCGGCCCTCGTGCACCGCTTCGGCTTCCCGCCCCTGCCCGTCTACCTGCTCACGGGCCTCCTGGTGGGGGATCGGCTTCCGGTGGAGGCGCTGGAGCCCCTCCCCTCCTTGGGGCTTTTGCTCCTCCTCTTCTCCGTGGGCCTGGAGTTCGGCCCGGACCGCCTTCGGGAGCTTTCGGCCAAGGCCCTTCGGGCCGGCTTCTACGACGCCTTGGCCCTGCCCCTGGGGTTCCTCCTGGGCCTCCTCGCGGGCCTAGACGCCCGGGGCGCCGCCCTTCTGGCCGGGGTAACCTACGTGAGCTCCAGCGCCGTCATCGCCAAGCTCATCGTGGACCTCCGCCGGGCCGCCAATCCTGAAAGCGAGGTGGTGCTGGGGGTCTCGGTGCTGGAGGACCTGGGGGTTGCCCTTCTCCTCGCCCTCCTCGGCGGCCAGGGCCCCGGGGGGATTCTGGCCGGGGGGATCCTGGCCCTGGCCTACTTCGCCTTCGCCCGCTACCTGGGCCCCCCTCTGGTGCGCTTCGTGGAGGGGATCTCTGACGAGCTGGTCCTCCTCATGGGCGCGGCCTTCACCGCCGGAACCGCCCTCCTCTTCCAGGCGGCGGGCACCTCGGAGGGGCTTGGCGCCTTCCTCTCCGGGGTCATCGCCGCCTCCTTGGGCTTGAGAGAGCGGCTGGAGCGCCTCTTTGGGCCGGTGCGGGACCTGGGGGTGGCCCTCTTCTTCCTGGTGGTGGGGGCAGAGTCCCTGGAGGTCCTGGGCAACCTCTCCCCCCTGGGGGTGGCCCTGGCCCTCCTGGGCCTTCTCCTCAAGCTCCCCCTGGACCATTTGGGCGGGGGGCGGGCCGGGCTTGGCCGGAAACGGCGGCTCTACGCCGCCCTATACCTCCTTCCCCGGGGAGAGTTCAACCTGGTCCTGGGTTCCCTCGCCCTGGCCCAGGGTTACCCCCTGGTGGCCCAGGTGGCGGTGCTCTCGGTGCTGGTTTCCGTCCCCCTGGGCGCCCTCGCCATTCGGTTTGCCCCGGAGCTGGGGCGCCTCCTCCTCGGCGAAGCTCCCCGGGGCCAAGGCCGCGCCGCCGCTAAACCCCGGTAG
- a CDS encoding SDH family Clp fold serine proteinase produces the protein MEIFFQLFWLFFILSALSPYLQQQMLLGARARKIAELERRRQSRVITLIHRQEAVSLLGIPISRFINIDDSEQVLRAIRLTDKNVPIDLILHTPGGLVLAAEQIAEALLRHPAKVTVFVPHYAMSGGTLIALAADEIVMDENAVLGPVDPQLGQFPAASLLKVLEKKPLSEIDDQTLILADVAEKALRQVKATVKNLLRKHMPEERAEEVATLLSQGTWTHDYPIDVEQARAMGLKVSTEMPLEVYELMDLYPQAQGQRPSVQYVPLPYRQGPGRH, from the coding sequence ATGGAGATCTTCTTTCAGCTCTTCTGGCTCTTCTTCATCCTTTCCGCGCTTTCCCCCTACCTCCAGCAGCAGATGCTCCTGGGGGCCAGGGCCCGGAAGATCGCGGAACTGGAAAGAAGGCGGCAAAGCCGGGTCATCACCCTCATCCACCGCCAGGAGGCGGTGAGCCTCCTGGGCATCCCCATCAGCCGCTTCATCAACATTGACGACTCGGAGCAGGTCCTGAGGGCCATCCGCCTCACCGACAAGAACGTGCCCATTGACCTCATCCTTCACACCCCAGGAGGCCTTGTCCTGGCCGCGGAGCAGATCGCCGAGGCCCTCCTCCGCCACCCCGCCAAGGTCACGGTCTTCGTCCCCCACTACGCCATGTCCGGGGGCACCCTCATCGCCCTGGCCGCAGACGAGATCGTCATGGACGAAAACGCCGTCTTGGGGCCGGTGGACCCCCAGCTCGGCCAGTTCCCGGCGGCGAGCCTCCTCAAGGTCCTGGAGAAGAAGCCTCTCTCCGAGATAGACGACCAGACCCTGATCCTGGCGGACGTGGCCGAGAAGGCGCTAAGGCAGGTCAAGGCCACGGTGAAGAATCTCCTCCGGAAGCACATGCCCGAGGAAAGGGCGGAGGAGGTGGCCACCCTGCTTTCCCAGGGCACCTGGACCCACGACTACCCCATAGACGTGGAGCAGGCCCGGGCCATGGGGCTCAAGGTCTCCACCGAGATGCCCCTCGAGGTCTACGAGCTCATGGACCTCTACCCTCAAGCCCAAGGCCAGAGGCCCAGCGTGCAGTACGTGCCCCTCCCCTACCGCCAGGGACCGGGGAGGCACTAG
- a CDS encoding rhomboid family intramembrane serine protease, producing MFPLYDLNRTRRPPLVVRGLVLANALAFLWELAAGPEAVVQALGFVPALFFQDPVGQAHRLLTSMFLHGGLFHLLSNMWFLWVFGDNVEDRMGPGRFLLFYLLGGVAAALAQGLFMPGSFAPMIGASGAVSAVLGAYYVLFPRAYVVSVVFLIFPFFVTFPAGFYLGYWAFLQLLQGVLGLPGVAWWAHLGGFLFGVLFARRFAPRWRRW from the coding sequence GTGTTCCCCCTTTACGACCTCAACCGCACCCGCCGCCCCCCCCTGGTCGTAAGGGGCCTGGTCCTGGCCAACGCCTTGGCCTTCCTCTGGGAGCTTGCCGCGGGCCCCGAGGCCGTGGTCCAGGCCTTGGGCTTCGTCCCCGCCCTGTTCTTTCAGGACCCCGTGGGGCAGGCCCACCGCCTCCTCACCAGCATGTTCCTCCATGGGGGATTGTTTCACCTTCTTTCCAACATGTGGTTCCTCTGGGTCTTCGGGGACAACGTGGAGGACCGCATGGGCCCCGGGCGCTTCCTCCTCTTCTACCTCCTTGGGGGCGTGGCGGCGGCCCTGGCCCAGGGGCTCTTCATGCCCGGCTCCTTCGCCCCCATGATCGGGGCAAGCGGGGCGGTCTCCGCCGTCTTGGGCGCCTACTACGTCCTCTTCCCCCGGGCCTATGTGGTCTCGGTGGTCTTCCTCATCTTCCCCTTTTTCGTCACCTTCCCCGCGGGGTTCTACCTGGGGTACTGGGCCTTCCTCCAGCTCCTCCAGGGGGTTTTGGGCCTTCCGGGCGTGGCCTGGTGGGCCCACCTGGGGGGGTTCCTCTTCGGGGTCCTCTTCGCCCGCCGCTTCGCCCCTAGGTGGCGGCGCTGGTAG
- a CDS encoding CBS domain-containing protein, producing MKVQDLMTPDPVVLRPEATLEEAARKILETRFGSFPVVEGGRLVGLLRAEDLLPRPENIPFSDVEALQLFGEWVDKNVLEEIYRRYQKTPVRAAMRTDIPRVHPEDPLGKALEILLTGEIRHLPVVDGEERVVGILTRSDILKLILRRG from the coding sequence ATGAAGGTCCAGGACCTCATGACCCCGGACCCGGTGGTCCTACGCCCGGAGGCCACCCTCGAGGAGGCCGCCCGGAAGATCCTGGAGACCCGCTTTGGTAGCTTTCCCGTGGTGGAGGGGGGGCGCCTTGTGGGGCTTCTCCGGGCGGAGGACCTCCTCCCGAGGCCGGAGAACATTCCCTTCTCCGACGTGGAGGCCCTGCAGCTCTTCGGGGAGTGGGTGGACAAGAACGTCCTGGAGGAGATCTACCGCCGCTACCAGAAGACGCCCGTGAGGGCGGCCATGCGCACCGATATCCCCCGGGTCCACCCGGAGGATCCTTTGGGGAAGGCTCTAGAGATCCTCCTCACCGGCGAAATCCGCCATCTCCCCGTGGTGGATGGGGAGGAGAGGGTGGTGGGCATCCTCACCCGGAGCGACATCCTGAAGCTCATCCTCAGGAGGGGCTGA
- a CDS encoding cation:proton antiporter has protein sequence MHGAGHILEVFYLLLAAQVLAYLFQRFRQPVVIGEVLSGILVGPALLGLVHEGEVLEFLAELGAIFLLFMVGLETRLKDILAVGKEAFLVAVLGVAFPFVGGYLYGLELGFQTLPALFLGTSLVATSVGITARVLQELGVLSRPYARIILGAAVIDDVLGLIVLAVVNGVAKTGQVEAGAILGLILLSIVFVGLAVLLSPLMARLPLERLPVGSPLGFALALGVGMAALAAAIGLAPIVGAFLGGMLLSEVREKYRLEEPVFAIEGFLAPIFFAMVGVRLELSALLSPAVWVAGSVVTLIAILGKVLGGFLGALTQGVRSAFTVGVGMAPRGEVGLIVAALGLAAGAVNEEEYAIVLFMVVFTTLFAPFALKPLIAWTERGLKGAKE, from the coding sequence ATGCACGGGGCCGGACACATTTTGGAGGTGTTTTACCTCCTCCTTGCGGCCCAGGTGCTGGCCTACCTCTTCCAGCGTTTCCGCCAACCCGTGGTCATCGGGGAGGTGCTTTCGGGCATCCTGGTGGGGCCCGCCCTTTTGGGCCTGGTGCACGAGGGAGAGGTGCTGGAGTTTTTGGCGGAACTAGGGGCCATCTTTCTCCTCTTCATGGTGGGGCTGGAAACCCGGCTTAAGGACATCCTGGCCGTGGGCAAGGAGGCCTTTTTGGTGGCGGTCTTGGGCGTGGCCTTCCCCTTCGTGGGGGGGTACCTCTACGGCCTAGAGCTCGGCTTCCAAACTCTCCCCGCCCTCTTCCTGGGCACCTCCCTGGTGGCCACCAGCGTGGGCATCACCGCCAGGGTCCTCCAGGAGCTCGGGGTCCTCTCCCGCCCCTACGCCCGCATCATCCTGGGGGCGGCGGTGATTGACGACGTGCTGGGCCTGATCGTCCTAGCCGTGGTGAACGGGGTGGCGAAGACCGGCCAAGTGGAGGCGGGGGCGATCCTCGGGCTCATCCTCCTCTCCATCGTCTTCGTGGGCCTGGCGGTCCTCCTTTCCCCCCTCATGGCCCGCCTGCCCCTAGAAAGGCTTCCCGTGGGAAGCCCCCTGGGCTTCGCCCTGGCCTTGGGCGTGGGCATGGCGGCCCTGGCGGCCGCCATCGGGCTTGCCCCCATCGTGGGGGCCTTCCTTGGGGGGATGCTCCTTTCGGAGGTCCGGGAGAAGTACCGCCTCGAGGAGCCCGTCTTCGCCATCGAGGGCTTCCTCGCCCCCATCTTCTTCGCCATGGTGGGGGTGAGGCTGGAGCTTTCCGCCCTCCTAAGCCCCGCCGTGTGGGTGGCGGGGAGCGTGGTCACCCTCATCGCCATCCTGGGGAAGGTCCTCGGGGGGTTCCTGGGGGCCCTCACCCAGGGGGTGCGGAGCGCCTTCACCGTGGGGGTGGGCATGGCCCCCCGGGGGGAGGTGGGGCTCATCGTGGCCGCCTTGGGCCTGGCGGCGGGCGCGGTGAACGAGGAGGAGTACGCCATCGTCCTCTTCATGGTGGTCTTCACCACCCTCTTCGCCCCCTTTGCCTTGAAGCCCCTCATCGCCTGGACGGAACGGGGCCTCAAGGGGGCGAAGGAATAG
- a CDS encoding transglycosylase SLT domain-containing protein, translating into MRGLWLLLLFLAACRAQSLPEPFAALERGDTASLRQVALGGGGYASLLAGWALVGRAEVPLAEQAEYAWRYALFLEEVRAFEPGWEAEAAWRVAAPLLEAAKDPRAFSAWTRLLPAEEAAIALLRLGEGEGLYQALFRGRAYEAFLRVLPEGKRPDLRAQALYRLGRYEEALPHYRAWAREDPRGYLGLGYALWRLGRREEALEAFARSPYPEARYAEGLLLEEMGRLEEALLRYREGPPEGLWRATGLLERLGRKAEALPLYLALARGKSPYADDAALRAYLLAGELGNKEARQEAYARLEGGLGLLVGKAPDPPPKAKEAPPPEVLPLVEALARAGKGAWARGEVRYALWRRPEDWPALVPLLYRLGAYREGIRAAWPTDLAYPRPYRAWVEAYARQEGLDPDLLFALLHVESRFDPRAVSPTGALGLAQFLSSTWADVARMLGEAPADPLDPERAIRYAARYLAWLLERCGAFAGMERVACALTAYNGGIGYTLRGVAREGSLLAFLRFQERDEPREYLAQVLSAYAAYKAIPSPP; encoded by the coding sequence GTGCGCGGCCTCTGGCTTCTCCTCCTTTTCCTCGCCGCCTGCCGGGCCCAGAGCCTTCCCGAGCCCTTTGCCGCCTTGGAGAGGGGGGACACGGCCTCCCTCCGCCAGGTGGCCCTGGGAGGAGGGGGGTATGCCAGCCTCCTCGCCGGCTGGGCCCTCGTGGGACGGGCCGAGGTGCCCCTGGCGGAGCAGGCCGAATACGCCTGGCGCTACGCCCTCTTCCTGGAGGAGGTGCGGGCCTTTGAACCGGGTTGGGAGGCGGAGGCGGCCTGGCGGGTGGCCGCTCCCCTTTTGGAGGCGGCGAAGGATCCCCGGGCCTTCTCCGCCTGGACGAGGCTTCTTCCCGCGGAGGAGGCCGCTATAGCCCTCCTCCGCCTGGGGGAGGGGGAAGGGCTCTACCAGGCCCTCTTCCGGGGCCGGGCCTACGAGGCTTTTCTCCGGGTCCTCCCCGAGGGCAAAAGGCCCGACCTCCGCGCCCAGGCCCTTTACCGCCTGGGCCGCTACGAGGAAGCCCTCCCCCACTACCGGGCTTGGGCCCGGGAGGACCCGAGGGGCTACCTCGGCCTGGGGTACGCCCTCTGGCGCCTGGGGAGAAGGGAGGAGGCCCTAGAGGCCTTTGCCCGCTCCCCTTACCCCGAGGCGCGCTACGCGGAGGGCCTTCTGCTGGAGGAGATGGGCCGCCTCGAGGAGGCCCTTCTCCGCTACCGGGAGGGCCCCCCGGAGGGGCTTTGGCGGGCTACGGGGCTTCTGGAGCGCCTGGGGCGGAAGGCCGAGGCCCTTCCCCTCTACCTCGCCCTGGCCCGGGGCAAAAGCCCCTACGCCGACGACGCCGCCCTCCGCGCCTACCTCCTCGCGGGAGAGCTCGGCAACAAGGAGGCGCGGCAGGAGGCCTACGCCCGCCTCGAGGGGGGCCTGGGCCTCCTCGTGGGCAAGGCGCCGGACCCGCCGCCCAAGGCCAAGGAGGCCCCGCCGCCCGAGGTCCTTCCCCTGGTGGAGGCCCTGGCCCGGGCGGGAAAGGGGGCCTGGGCCCGGGGGGAGGTGCGCTACGCCCTCTGGCGGAGGCCCGAGGACTGGCCCGCCCTCGTCCCCCTCCTCTACCGCCTGGGGGCCTACCGGGAGGGGATCCGGGCCGCCTGGCCCACGGACCTCGCCTATCCCCGGCCCTACCGGGCGTGGGTGGAGGCCTACGCAAGGCAGGAGGGCCTGGACCCTGACCTCCTCTTTGCCCTCCTCCACGTGGAAAGCCGCTTTGACCCAAGGGCGGTGAGCCCCACGGGGGCCCTGGGCCTTGCCCAGTTCCTGAGCAGCACCTGGGCGGACGTGGCGAGAATGCTGGGGGAAGCCCCCGCCGACCCCTTGGACCCTGAGCGCGCCATCCGCTACGCCGCCCGCTACCTCGCCTGGCTCCTGGAGCGGTGCGGGGCCTTCGCGGGCATGGAGCGGGTGGCCTGCGCCCTCACCGCCTACAACGGCGGGATCGGCTACACCCTAAGGGGCGTGGCCCGGGAGGGGAGCCTCCTCGCCTTTCTCCGCTTCCAGGAGCGGGACGAGCCCCGGGAGTACCTCGCCCAGGTGCTCTCCGCTTACGCCGCCTACAAGGCTATTCCTTCGCCCCCTTGA